CACACCGAAAACCATGACACAACTATTGCTCCAGCATCTATTGCTACAGGAGCCTGCTACAGCAATGGTAAACTGGGGTTCCACTGGTCGATTCGTCAGATAACCCAACTATCAGGCAACCTTATCGAATACGAAGTGGTAAGCGGGCAAAATAAAGGGGAAACAGCCCACTGCACACGAGAGCAGTTTGTTATTTGGGCTCGGTATAGAGTGAAGCGCCAAGAGAAACAGTGGGTAAGAGAGTTCCAGTTGCTATCATCGGAGGAGGTGCAACCTTGTTAGATTTAATCTGCCCCTATGATACGGGGCTATCACTCAAAATCAAAAGCACCCGAGCTCAATCGATCAATGCAATCACCTGGCCACACCCTCTATCTAAAGCTGTAAAACAGAGCCTTTATGAGAATGGTGTATTTAAAGTGTTTCAAAAAGGCGATTCGATCACCGAAATTATGACGAAACCTGGCGCGATATGTGTTGTAGTGAGCGGCGTATTGAAATCCCAAATTTCAGACATTAACGGTAGGGTAATGGTTCTCGGATTCTATCTTCAAGGTGACATCGTAGGGTTTGATGGCGCAGCTATGGAAAAGTCAACTTATGAAGCCGTTGCCTTGAGTACGACATGTCTTTTTATTTTGCCAATGAACGACTATTGGCAGCTTCCGGAAGACCCTATAGTGCTATCACAATGCCACGCAAAATTAGCAGGACAAGCGCTTTTTGAGGCAAACCGCAGAACAGCAATTATTGGCCATCTCGACTCAGACCAAAAACTAGCCTACTTTCTGCTAAATATTGCAGCAAGAATGCACTACCAAAACTACGCAAGGAACCACTTTAATTTGCCGATGTCTCGCGTTGAGATTAGCCAATACCTGTTTGTAACAGCAGAAACCGTTAGCCGAACACTCTCACGCTTTCAAGAGAGCGGTCTGCTAGTAGTGAAACGAAGCGATATTCAGATACTTAATAGTGAGTCATTACTCGCCTTGTTGCATAAACATAACGCTACAACTCAGCTGACAAGTAATTATTGTCATTTCGAAGCTTGCCATTATGGCAGCATGTAACCATCAACGTGATTGATGAGTCGCCCTCTATTGAAGGCAGCCTAGGCAGGCTTGGAACAAATCTGACACTGTGGGTCTTTTTTTAACTTCATGGTTCGCCACTCCATTGTCATAGCATCCAGGACCAATAACTTTCCTGTAAGGGGCTGTCCCATCCCAGAAAGAATTTTCACCGTCTCCATAGCCTGCACAGAACCAATAATACCAACTAATGGCGCCATCACCCCAGCCTCTGAGCAACTGAGCTGTTCTTCAGAAATATCTGAATATAAACACTGGTAGCAAGGTGCATTATTCTGACTAGTGTCGAAAACCGATACCTGCCCCTCCATGCGAATTGCCGCCCCCGAGACTAGGGGAGTATTACTCTTAACACAGGCCTGGTTAATCGCAAACCGCGTGGCGAAGTTGTCAGTGGCATCTACCACCACATCTGCCTGAGAGACTGTGCTAAGCAGAAGATCCTCGTCTAACAACTCAGACTGCGTAATGACATTAACTTCAGGATTTATCTGGGTGATCGACTTTTTGGCAGACTCGACTTTCTTATCACCCAGATCTGCCATCGTATGGGATATCTGTCTCTGCAGATTTGATAGATCAACTTCATCAAAGTCAGCTAAATGTAGCGTTCCTACTCCCGCTGCTGCGAGATAAAGCGCTATCGGTGAGCCCAAACCACCCAACCCAATGATCAATACCCGACTTGTCGCCAAACGAGACTGTCCCGCAACATCAAATGCCGGCAGCATTATTTGACGACTGTAGCGTATTAACTGTTCATCGTTAAAATCGTAATCATCACGTGACATTATTGCTGCCTTTTTTCTAGTCCTTGCCAGCGCCCTACTGTGACGCGATCATTGCCTGATAAATCCTGATAACTCGCTACCTGCCCATACCCACAGCCTTTAAATATCTGTCGTACTGCGCTCGCTTGCTCAAACCCATGCTCGACCATCAACCAGCCGTGAAACTTTAAACAAACACTTGATTGTTTAGCAATATCAACAATATCCGACAAGCCGTTTTCTGCTGCTACTAATGCAGTTAAGGGCTCAAAGCGAACATCACCTTGGGTTAGATGAGGGTCAGACTCTGCTATATAGGGAGGGTTACTCACAATCAAGTCAACGCTTTCTGGCGCCAAACTATCGCACCAAGAACCCACTTTAAATGCGACTCGCTGCAACTGGTTTAGGTCAGCATTCTTTTTCGCCAGACTAACCGCTTCCTCAGATTGATCAATACCGGTAATAGACCACTGCTCCCTTTCTGATGCTAGTGCCAAGGCTATCGCACCGGTACCGGTACCCAAGTCGACAACAGTCAGAGGCTTATTAGGTAATAGTTCAAGCGCTACTTCGACTAACCGTTCAGTATCAGGTCGAGGAATAAGCGTCGAAGGGTGGACGTTTAAAGGAAGAGACCAAAACTCTCTGATACCCGTTATATAAGCGATAGGCTCGCCACTATTGCGACGTTCAAGAAGTGATGAAAAAGAGGCTAACTGAGCGTCATCAAGAGTCTTCTCAGGCCAAGTGTAAAGGTAAGCTCTGTCTTTGTTTAACACATAACAGAGCAATACCTCTTTATCCAGTTCAGGGGTATCAGACTCAGGTAGCACTGCCTGACGGAGCAGTTCTGCAATCGATACCGTCATTACTCTTCACTTAATGACGCCAGAAGATCAGCCTGATACTCCTGTAATAAGGGCTCGATAATAGGGTTCAAATCGCCCTCTGTCACCTCAGCCAGCTTATACAACGTAAGGTTAATTCGGTGATCAGTAATGCGACCCTGCGGGTAGTTGTAAGTTCGTATACGCTCTGACCGGTCACCGCTACCCACCAGACTCTTACGTGCATCTGCCTGCTCTTTAGCTGCCGCATCTTGTTGAGATGAGTTGAGCTTGGCTTGTAGTAGCGACATCGCTCTCGCTTTGTTTTTGTGCTGAGACCGTTCATCCTGACACTCAACCACAATACCCGATGGCAAGTGAGTAATACGAATAGCTGAATCAGTTTTGTTAACGTGCTGGCCACCTGCACCCGACGCCCTAAAGGTATCGATTCTCAAGTCGCCTTTATTAATATCAATCTCTTCCAGAGAGTCTGCTTCTGGCATCACCGCGACTGTACAAGCAGAAGTGTGGATTCGTCCCTGAGACTCTGTTTCAGGCACTCGTTGAACCCGGTGAGCACCCGACTCAAACTTTAGCTGACCATAAACACCATCACCTACCAATCGAGTAATAATCTCGCGGTAGCCACCGTGCTCACCTAGGCTTTCACTAACGACTTCAACCTTCCATCGCTGAGACTCTGCATAGCGGGAATACATTCTAAATAGATCACCCGCAAAAATAGCCGCTTCATCACCACCAGTACCTGCTCTAATCTCAAGAAACACGTTATGGGTATCATTCGGGTCTTTGGGTAATAGTAGTTTTTGCAGCTCGAGACCTAACACTTCTTTGCGTGCTTCTGCTTCAGCTAACTCTTCCTGAGCCATTTCACGCATATCAGCATCGCCATCTTGAAGCAGCATATTAGCTTCTTCAATATCATCATCGACCTGCTTGTAGTCACCAAAGCACTTAACAACTGGCTCTAGCTCAGCATACTCTTTAGATAAGTCGCGAAACTTGTCCTGATCTGAAATTACGCCTGGGTCACTGAGCAGAGCAGCGATCTCTTCGTAGCGCTCACTAATATTGTCCAGTTTTGCAGCTATAGATGGTTTCATCTTGGTTTGTTTACCATTGTTCTATTAAATCAAGTTGCCGTATTCTATACGATTAAAGCAGAAATAATCATAAATAACTGAGAAAAATGTAATGCTCGACAGAGCAAAATGAAGACTCGGCAGATATTAACGCTTGTCAGTTGTGGACGAGCCCTGCTTTGATGTAGGCAGCTCAAACAGCTCTCTTAGCCAGTCTGTAACTTCTACTCTACCTTCAGCAGAGGCCTTACGAACCTGAACTGTTGGACTATGTATTATTTTATTCGTCAAACCACGCGCCAACCCTTTCAATGCCGCTTCTGGGTCCCCACCGTTACGAATAACTCTTAAAGCCTTCTCGACTTCGGTATCTCTTATATTTTCTACCTGCCCCCGAAACTGCTTTAAAGTGCTGGTGGCAGAAAGAGCTCTAATCTGAAACATAAATTCAGCAGCGCCACTTTCTACCAAGTGCTCTGCTTCTCGAGCAGCACCCTCTCGGGATTTAACATTTTCATCAATCACCTGCTTTAGGTCGTCAACCGTATATAGGTAGACATCCTGCAGGTCACTCACCTGAGGCTCTATATCACGAGGAACGGCTATATCTACCATAAAAATAGGTCGATGTTTGCGCATTTTTAGCGCACGCTCAACAGCCCCCTTACCCAAAATAGGCAACTGACTGGCAGTAGAGGCAATAACAATATCTGCGTACGGAAGGCGATCTGGGATATCAGATAACAGAATTGCATCACCTTGGATTTCTTGCGCTAGCTCCTGAGCCCTTGATAAGGTTCTATTGGCAACCGTAATATCGCGAACACCCGCTTCTTTAAGGTGTCGCGCAACCAACTCAACTGTTTTGCCTGCACCAATGAGTAGTGCCCGGTTCTGGCTCATATCAGAAAATAGATGATTTGCCAGATGCACAGCTGCATACGCAACAGAAACAGGGTTCTCACCGATCGCAGTATCGGTTCTTACACGCTTGGCGACAGAGAAGGTCTGCTCGAAAAGACGCCCTAACTCGCCACCAACCGTTTCAGCGTCCCGAGCGGTAGCATAAGCAGACTTTAACTGCCCTAAGATTTGAGGTTCACCTAGGACTAACGAATCTAAGCCGCTGGCAACCTTCATCATATGTCTGGCGGCTTCTTCATTCCAGTATGCATAACTACATGACTCTAGCTCACCGACCTGTAGGTCATGGTATTGCCCTAGCCATTCAAGTAACGCACGACTACCTTCCAACTCTGTGGCGCAATAAAGCTCTGTTCGGTTACATGTCGATAATATAGCGACCTCACTCACAGCAGACACCTGCTGAGCTTCCTGAAGCGCAGGCACTATTCGCTCTGGCGAAAAAGCCACTTTTTCGCGTACTGCAACCGAAGCAGTTTTGTGATTAATACCTAACGCCAACAACGCCATATAATCTGAAGAACCTTTACTAAATTTTGAAAATCCGCATTTTACAGGGCGCACGGCAATAAGACCACTCAACCCTGCCTTACAGTTGTGAATAATTGTCACAGGAGCTAAAGAATAATAAAAACACCATCCCTATTCCTTGATTAAAGCCAATAAATAGGCCAAAGAATAGAAACACCCTCTAACCCCTTCACTCTGCTGAGTCACCGAGTGTTAAGTATTCGTTACCGTCATTTAATTTTTACTTTTGATGGTAGGCTTATTTTTTTTCTTGTGTCATCATAAAGCATAATAATTGCTGCGAATAAACAACAAATGAAACTCAGTACATATAATATTCTTCGATCAGTATCCTTAGTAACACTTTCGATTCTGATATCAGGCTGCTCTCTTCAGTCTCTTAACACTCAAGCAGATGCAAACCAAGCAACTGACCTCACAACTGAACAAAACATAGAGCAGTTTCCCTCTGCTGACCCTGCAATAGAGTATTCTGATTTTGACCCAGAAACCATGTATGCGCTATTAACTGCGGAGATAGCAGCACAGCGGGGACGCTATGACATAACCCTTCTAAACTACGTTCAGCAAGCCACTAAAACCAAAGATATAGCCGTAACAAAACGCGCTTTCAGGATTGCTCAATATCTAAAGGCGAGCAACGCACAACTTCAGCTATCTAAAGTCCTAGCAGAAATAGAGCCCAATGACATCGAAGCTAACCAACTCGCGGCTTTTCATCACGCTCGTAATAAAAAGTATGAAGCAGCTATGGGCTACATGGAAAAGATCATCGAACTTGAAGGCGATGCAGATTTAGAAAGGTTAGCAGCTCACTCAAAAACACTATCAAAAGAAGAGCAGGAAACACTGCTCAACTTATATACCTCCTTATATCAACGCCACCCCAACAACAAAGACGTTATATATAGCTTGGCAGTGATACAAAAAAACACCGGTCACACCGATGAAGCAGTAGCCACTCTTGCACCATTACTGGTTAAAGAACCAGAATTCCAGCCAGCTATTTTGCTACAGGCAGGCCTTCTCTACGACCAACAAAAACTATCAGAAGCAATAGAGTATCTTGAAGAGCAAACCGATAACTTCCCAGAAAA
This genomic window from Alkalimarinus sediminis contains:
- a CDS encoding Crp/Fnr family transcriptional regulator, yielding MLDLICPYDTGLSLKIKSTRAQSINAITWPHPLSKAVKQSLYENGVFKVFQKGDSITEIMTKPGAICVVVSGVLKSQISDINGRVMVLGFYLQGDIVGFDGAAMEKSTYEAVALSTTCLFILPMNDYWQLPEDPIVLSQCHAKLAGQALFEANRRTAIIGHLDSDQKLAYFLLNIAARMHYQNYARNHFNLPMSRVEISQYLFVTAETVSRTLSRFQESGLLVVKRSDIQILNSESLLALLHKHNATTQLTSNYCHFEACHYGSM
- a CDS encoding HesA/MoeB/ThiF family protein, whose protein sequence is MSRDDYDFNDEQLIRYSRQIMLPAFDVAGQSRLATSRVLIIGLGGLGSPIALYLAAAGVGTLHLADFDEVDLSNLQRQISHTMADLGDKKVESAKKSITQINPEVNVITQSELLDEDLLLSTVSQADVVVDATDNFATRFAINQACVKSNTPLVSGAAIRMEGQVSVFDTSQNNAPCYQCLYSDISEEQLSCSEAGVMAPLVGIIGSVQAMETVKILSGMGQPLTGKLLVLDAMTMEWRTMKLKKDPQCQICSKPA
- the prmC gene encoding peptide chain release factor N(5)-glutamine methyltransferase, yielding MTVSIAELLRQAVLPESDTPELDKEVLLCYVLNKDRAYLYTWPEKTLDDAQLASFSSLLERRNSGEPIAYITGIREFWSLPLNVHPSTLIPRPDTERLVEVALELLPNKPLTVVDLGTGTGAIALALASEREQWSITGIDQSEEAVSLAKKNADLNQLQRVAFKVGSWCDSLAPESVDLIVSNPPYIAESDPHLTQGDVRFEPLTALVAAENGLSDIVDIAKQSSVCLKFHGWLMVEHGFEQASAVRQIFKGCGYGQVASYQDLSGNDRVTVGRWQGLEKRQQ
- the prfA gene encoding peptide chain release factor 1 gives rise to the protein MKPSIAAKLDNISERYEEIAALLSDPGVISDQDKFRDLSKEYAELEPVVKCFGDYKQVDDDIEEANMLLQDGDADMREMAQEELAEAEARKEVLGLELQKLLLPKDPNDTHNVFLEIRAGTGGDEAAIFAGDLFRMYSRYAESQRWKVEVVSESLGEHGGYREIITRLVGDGVYGQLKFESGAHRVQRVPETESQGRIHTSACTVAVMPEADSLEEIDINKGDLRIDTFRASGAGGQHVNKTDSAIRITHLPSGIVVECQDERSQHKNKARAMSLLQAKLNSSQQDAAAKEQADARKSLVGSGDRSERIRTYNYPQGRITDHRINLTLYKLAEVTEGDLNPIIEPLLQEYQADLLASLSEE
- the hemA gene encoding glutamyl-tRNA reductase, with product MALLALGINHKTASVAVREKVAFSPERIVPALQEAQQVSAVSEVAILSTCNRTELYCATELEGSRALLEWLGQYHDLQVGELESCSYAYWNEEAARHMMKVASGLDSLVLGEPQILGQLKSAYATARDAETVGGELGRLFEQTFSVAKRVRTDTAIGENPVSVAYAAVHLANHLFSDMSQNRALLIGAGKTVELVARHLKEAGVRDITVANRTLSRAQELAQEIQGDAILLSDIPDRLPYADIVIASTASQLPILGKGAVERALKMRKHRPIFMVDIAVPRDIEPQVSDLQDVYLYTVDDLKQVIDENVKSREGAAREAEHLVESGAAEFMFQIRALSATSTLKQFRGQVENIRDTEVEKALRVIRNGGDPEAALKGLARGLTNKIIHSPTVQVRKASAEGRVEVTDWLRELFELPTSKQGSSTTDKR